One segment of Alnus glutinosa chromosome 2, dhAlnGlut1.1, whole genome shotgun sequence DNA contains the following:
- the LOC133861005 gene encoding transcription and mRNA export factor ENY2, translated as MRKSVNRPPTPDAGENQEKEPSLREIINIKLIETGEKERLMELLRERLIECGWKDEMKALCRAFVKKKGRNNVTVDDLIHVITPKGRASVPDSIKAELLQRIRTFLVSAAL; from the exons AT gaggaaatcGGTGAATCGTCCGCCAACACcagatgcaggagaaaatcaagaaaaagagcCATCGCTTCGAGAAATTATCAACATCAAG TTGATTGAGACCGGTGAAAAAGAGCGATTAATGGAGCTTCTAAGGGAAAGGCTTATAGAGTGTGGTTGGAAGGATGAAATGAAAGCCCTTTGCAG GGCATTTgtaaagaagaaaggaagaaataatGTTACAGTGGATGACCTCATACATGTAATTACTCCGAAGGGCAGAG CCTCCGTTCCTGATTCCATAAAGGCTGAACTGTTGCAAAGAATTCGAACGTTCCTCGTGTCAGCAGCTCTTTGA